A portion of the Ricinus communis isolate WT05 ecotype wild-type chromosome 10, ASM1957865v1, whole genome shotgun sequence genome contains these proteins:
- the LOC8284499 gene encoding phosphoglycerate kinase isoform X3 yields MGLVLNPLFDGTLSLKNLRLHGCPRISPKFSSFVGKNVKFSEYSAVQSFSQGGSLVADNSKSSPEYEANYCDEGESEVLPQVQTLREIPKKELAAKVVMVRFDSAILLKEELDKSSQSVSNAILTIKYLHESGSKIILVSDWKKKINSKLLDVESAADILSSILQLRVVALHCISTYLPMKMEALRIADIFLLENLSEFKEEVANCLRFAELLSSGVDIFVNDSFSLSHKILASTVAVAHFCSAHVAGFHFEKSLFQLKKAGTTNKKPYIAIIGGGNLYDKAAALQFLASKCWLPVDLGPMSLDEINTLLVKSKKIIWIGPPKFKFSNPCINGASKLAQVLDELSQPTCDVTVVGNLACKAVMVESSSLLAYDLIENASVVWDFFKRRNLPGVMALDRAYPFKIDWSAVYHDPAQPLVVDIGCGNGMFLLGMARRKKDLNFLGLEINKKLVRRCLDSVHQSGISNGHFIATNATTTFRSIVSSYPGELVLVSIQCPNPDFNDPEHRWRMLQRSLVEAVADLLAHDGKVFLQSDIKTVAVRMKELFLKYGRGRLMLVNDQFEATIRVWLEENPFGVRSDWEQHVIDQGRPMYRLMLSKSTNGE; encoded by the exons ATGGGTCTAGTTCTCAATCCACTTTTTGATGGAACACTATCGTTAAAGAATTTAAGACTGCATGGTTGTCCTAGGATTTCACCAAagttctcttcttttgttggaAAGAATGTTAAATTTAGCGAATACTCAGCAGTTCAATCATTCTCACAAG GTGGTTCACTGGTGGCAGATAATAGTAAAAGTTCACCTGAATATGAG GCTAACTATTGTGATGAAGGAGAATCAGAGGTCCTCCCACAAGTACAAACTCTTAGAGAAATTCCAAAGAAGGAGCTTGCAGCAAAAGTTGTCATGGTCAGATTTGATAGTGCAATTTTGTTAAAGGAAGAACTTGACAAGAGTTCTCAATCAGTTTCCAATGCAATTTTGACCATCAAGTATTTACATGAAAGTGGCTCCAAAATCATACTCGTGAGTgactggaaaaagaaaattaattcgAAACTTCTTGATGTAGAGTCTGCTGCAG ATATCCTATCATCAATTCTACAGCTCAGAGTTGTTGCTCTACATTGTATTTCTACTTACTTGCCAATGAAGATGGAGGCCCTCAGGATTGCAGATATTTTCCTTCTAGAGAATCTTTCTGAGTTTAAAGAGGAAGTTGCCAATTGTCTAAGATTTGCCGAACTGTTATCATCAGGAGTTGATATTTTTGTTAACGACTCCTTTTCTTTGTCTCATAAAATTCTTGCATCAACGGTTGCTGTTGCTCATTTTTGCTCTGCCCATGTTGCTGGTTTTCACTTTGAGAAAAGCTTGTTCCAGCTGAAGAAGGCTGGAACAACTAATAAAAAGCCTTATATTGCAATT ATTGGAGGGGGCAATCTCTATGACAAAGCAGCAGCCTTGCAATTTTTAGCTTCTAAAT gttGGTTACCTGTTGATCTTGGGCCTATGTCTCTGGATGAAATAAATACTTTACTTGTGAAATCCAag AAAATAATATGGATTGGTCCaccaaaattcaaattttcgAATCCATGTATAAATGGAGCATCTAAATTGGCTCAAGTGCTGGATGAACTTAGTCAACCAACTTGTGATGTAACTGTTGTGGGGAATCTGGCATGCAAAGCAGTAATGGTGGAATCGAGTTCTCTTTTGGCTTATGATTTGATTGAGAATGCTTCAGTTGTATGGGACTTTTTCAAAAGAAGGAATCTTCCTGGAGTCATGGCCTTAGATAGA GCATATCCATTCAAGATCGACTGGAGTGCTGTCTACCATGACCCTGCTCAACCTTTGGTAGTTGATATTGGATGTG GTAATGGAATGTTTCTCCTGGGAATGGCTAGAAGGAAAAAGGACTTGAACTTTCTCGGGCTAGAGATTAATAAAAAG CTTGTAAGACGTTGTCTGGATTCTGTTCATCAGTCTGGCATTTCGAATGG GCACTTCATTGCAACAAATGCAACAACAACTTTTCGTTCCATAGTTTCTAGCTATCCAGGAGAGTTGGTCCTTGTTTCGATTCAG TGTCCAAATCCTGATTTCAACGACCCAGAACACAGATGGAGAATGCTGCAGAGGTCATTGGTTGAAGCAGTGGCAGATTTGCTTGCACATGATGGCAAG GTATTTCTGCAATCTGACATAAAAACAGTTGCAGTGAGAATGAAAGAATTATTTCTGAAATATGGCAGGGGAAGGCTCATGCTTGTTAATGACCAATTCGAAGCAACAATTAGAGTGTGGCTTGAGGAGAACCCATTTGGTGTGAGGTCAGATTGGGAACAACATGTAATAGATCAGGGACGCCCAATGTACAGATTAATGCTTTCCAAATCAACAAATGGCGAGTGA
- the LOC8284499 gene encoding uncharacterized protein LOC8284499 isoform X7 produces MGLVLNPLFDGTLSLKNLRLHGCPRISPKFSSFVGKNVKFSEYSAVQSFSQGGSLVADNSKSSPEYEANYCDEGESEVLPQVQTLREIPKKELAAKVVMVRFDSAILLKEELDKSSQSVSNAILTIKYLHESGSKIILVSDWKKKINSKLLDVESAAGWLPVDLGPMSLDEINTLLVKSKKIIWIGPPKFKFSNPCINGASKLAQVLDELSQPTCDVTVVGNLACKAVMVESSSLLAYDLIENASVVWDFFKRRNLPGVMALDRAYPFKIDWSAVYHDPAQPLVVDIGCGNGMFLLGMARRKKDLNFLGLEINKKLVRRCLDSVHQSGISNGHFIATNATTTFRSIVSSYPGELVLVSIQCPNPDFNDPEHRWRMLQRSLVEAVADLLAHDGKVFLQSDIKTVAVRMKELFLKYGRGRLMLVNDQFEATIRVWLEENPFGVRSDWEQHVIDQGRPMYRLMLSKSTNGE; encoded by the exons ATGGGTCTAGTTCTCAATCCACTTTTTGATGGAACACTATCGTTAAAGAATTTAAGACTGCATGGTTGTCCTAGGATTTCACCAAagttctcttcttttgttggaAAGAATGTTAAATTTAGCGAATACTCAGCAGTTCAATCATTCTCACAAG GTGGTTCACTGGTGGCAGATAATAGTAAAAGTTCACCTGAATATGAG GCTAACTATTGTGATGAAGGAGAATCAGAGGTCCTCCCACAAGTACAAACTCTTAGAGAAATTCCAAAGAAGGAGCTTGCAGCAAAAGTTGTCATGGTCAGATTTGATAGTGCAATTTTGTTAAAGGAAGAACTTGACAAGAGTTCTCAATCAGTTTCCAATGCAATTTTGACCATCAAGTATTTACATGAAAGTGGCTCCAAAATCATACTCGTGAGTgactggaaaaagaaaattaattcgAAACTTCTTGATGTAGAGTCTGCTGCAG gttGGTTACCTGTTGATCTTGGGCCTATGTCTCTGGATGAAATAAATACTTTACTTGTGAAATCCAag AAAATAATATGGATTGGTCCaccaaaattcaaattttcgAATCCATGTATAAATGGAGCATCTAAATTGGCTCAAGTGCTGGATGAACTTAGTCAACCAACTTGTGATGTAACTGTTGTGGGGAATCTGGCATGCAAAGCAGTAATGGTGGAATCGAGTTCTCTTTTGGCTTATGATTTGATTGAGAATGCTTCAGTTGTATGGGACTTTTTCAAAAGAAGGAATCTTCCTGGAGTCATGGCCTTAGATAGA GCATATCCATTCAAGATCGACTGGAGTGCTGTCTACCATGACCCTGCTCAACCTTTGGTAGTTGATATTGGATGTG GTAATGGAATGTTTCTCCTGGGAATGGCTAGAAGGAAAAAGGACTTGAACTTTCTCGGGCTAGAGATTAATAAAAAG CTTGTAAGACGTTGTCTGGATTCTGTTCATCAGTCTGGCATTTCGAATGG GCACTTCATTGCAACAAATGCAACAACAACTTTTCGTTCCATAGTTTCTAGCTATCCAGGAGAGTTGGTCCTTGTTTCGATTCAG TGTCCAAATCCTGATTTCAACGACCCAGAACACAGATGGAGAATGCTGCAGAGGTCATTGGTTGAAGCAGTGGCAGATTTGCTTGCACATGATGGCAAG GTATTTCTGCAATCTGACATAAAAACAGTTGCAGTGAGAATGAAAGAATTATTTCTGAAATATGGCAGGGGAAGGCTCATGCTTGTTAATGACCAATTCGAAGCAACAATTAGAGTGTGGCTTGAGGAGAACCCATTTGGTGTGAGGTCAGATTGGGAACAACATGTAATAGATCAGGGACGCCCAATGTACAGATTAATGCTTTCCAAATCAACAAATGGCGAGTGA
- the LOC8284499 gene encoding phosphoglycerate kinase isoform X2 — translation MGLVLNPLFDGTLSLKNLRLHGCPRISPKFSSFVGKNVKFSEYSAVQSFSQGGSLVADNSKSSPEYEANYCDEGESEVLPQVQTLREIPKKELAAKVVMVRFDSAILLKEELDKSSQSVSNAILTIKYLHESGSKIILVSDWKKKINSKLLDVESAADILSSILQLRVVALHCISTYLPMKMEALRIADIFLLENLSEFKEEVANCLRFAELLSSGVDIFVNDSFSLSHKILASTVAVAHFCSAHVAGFHFEKSLFQLKKAGTTNKKPYIAIIGGGNLYDKAAALQFLASKCDGLVFVGMMSFQIMHALGYSVPSSLIEPKAHKAALDIIHFAHKRNISILYPKDFWCTNAHVMNEMEVVPAHHLLDGWLPVDLGPMSLDEINTLLVKSKKIIWIGPPKFKFSNPCINGASKLAQVLDELSQPTCDVTVVGNLACKAVMVESSSLLAYDLIENASVVWDFFKRRNLPGVMALDRAYPFKIDWSAVYHDPAQPLVVDIGCGNGMFLLGMARRKKDLNFLGLEINKKLVRRCLDSVHQSGISNGHFIATNATTTFRSIVSSYPGELVLVSIQHNMIPSNLFSVQILISTTQNTDGECCRGHWLKQWQICLHMMARYFCNLT, via the exons ATGGGTCTAGTTCTCAATCCACTTTTTGATGGAACACTATCGTTAAAGAATTTAAGACTGCATGGTTGTCCTAGGATTTCACCAAagttctcttcttttgttggaAAGAATGTTAAATTTAGCGAATACTCAGCAGTTCAATCATTCTCACAAG GTGGTTCACTGGTGGCAGATAATAGTAAAAGTTCACCTGAATATGAG GCTAACTATTGTGATGAAGGAGAATCAGAGGTCCTCCCACAAGTACAAACTCTTAGAGAAATTCCAAAGAAGGAGCTTGCAGCAAAAGTTGTCATGGTCAGATTTGATAGTGCAATTTTGTTAAAGGAAGAACTTGACAAGAGTTCTCAATCAGTTTCCAATGCAATTTTGACCATCAAGTATTTACATGAAAGTGGCTCCAAAATCATACTCGTGAGTgactggaaaaagaaaattaattcgAAACTTCTTGATGTAGAGTCTGCTGCAG ATATCCTATCATCAATTCTACAGCTCAGAGTTGTTGCTCTACATTGTATTTCTACTTACTTGCCAATGAAGATGGAGGCCCTCAGGATTGCAGATATTTTCCTTCTAGAGAATCTTTCTGAGTTTAAAGAGGAAGTTGCCAATTGTCTAAGATTTGCCGAACTGTTATCATCAGGAGTTGATATTTTTGTTAACGACTCCTTTTCTTTGTCTCATAAAATTCTTGCATCAACGGTTGCTGTTGCTCATTTTTGCTCTGCCCATGTTGCTGGTTTTCACTTTGAGAAAAGCTTGTTCCAGCTGAAGAAGGCTGGAACAACTAATAAAAAGCCTTATATTGCAATT ATTGGAGGGGGCAATCTCTATGACAAAGCAGCAGCCTTGCAATTTTTAGCTTCTAAATGTGATGGACTGGTCTTTGTTGGAATGATGTCATTTCAAATAATGCATGCTTTAGGATATTCTGTTCCTTCAAGTCTAATAGAGCCTAAGGCACATAAAGCAGCTCTGGACATAATTCACTTTgcacataaaagaaatatctcAATTCTGTATCCCAAAGATTTTTGGTGCACAAATGCTCACGTGATGAATGAAATGGAAGTAGTTCCTGCTCATCATCTTTTGGATG gttGGTTACCTGTTGATCTTGGGCCTATGTCTCTGGATGAAATAAATACTTTACTTGTGAAATCCAag AAAATAATATGGATTGGTCCaccaaaattcaaattttcgAATCCATGTATAAATGGAGCATCTAAATTGGCTCAAGTGCTGGATGAACTTAGTCAACCAACTTGTGATGTAACTGTTGTGGGGAATCTGGCATGCAAAGCAGTAATGGTGGAATCGAGTTCTCTTTTGGCTTATGATTTGATTGAGAATGCTTCAGTTGTATGGGACTTTTTCAAAAGAAGGAATCTTCCTGGAGTCATGGCCTTAGATAGA GCATATCCATTCAAGATCGACTGGAGTGCTGTCTACCATGACCCTGCTCAACCTTTGGTAGTTGATATTGGATGTG GTAATGGAATGTTTCTCCTGGGAATGGCTAGAAGGAAAAAGGACTTGAACTTTCTCGGGCTAGAGATTAATAAAAAG CTTGTAAGACGTTGTCTGGATTCTGTTCATCAGTCTGGCATTTCGAATGG GCACTTCATTGCAACAAATGCAACAACAACTTTTCGTTCCATAGTTTCTAGCTATCCAGGAGAGTTGGTCCTTGTTTCGATTCAG CATAACATGATTCCTAGTAACCTGTTCAGTGTCCAAATCCTGATTTCAACGACCCAGAACACAGATGGAGAATGCTGCAGAGGTCATTGGTTGAAGCAGTGGCAGATTTGCTTGCACATGATGGCAAG GTATTTCTGCAATCTGACATAA
- the LOC8284499 gene encoding phosphoglycerate kinase, chloroplastic isoform X6, translating into MGLVLNPLFDGTLSLKNLRLHGCPRISPKFSSFVGKNVKFSEYSAVQSFSQGGSLVADNSKSSPEYEANYCDEGESEVLPQVQTLREIPKKELAAKVVMVRFDSAILLKEELDKSSQSVSNAILTIKYLHESGSKIILIGGGNLYDKAAALQFLASKCDGLVFVGMMSFQIMHALGYSVPSSLIEPKAHKAALDIIHFAHKRNISILYPKDFWCTNAHVMNEMEVVPAHHLLDGWLPVDLGPMSLDEINTLLVKSKKIIWIGPPKFKFSNPCINGASKLAQVLDELSQPTCDVTVVGNLACKAVMVESSSLLAYDLIENASVVWDFFKRRNLPGVMALDRAYPFKIDWSAVYHDPAQPLVVDIGCGNGMFLLGMARRKKDLNFLGLEINKKLVRRCLDSVHQSGISNGHFIATNATTTFRSIVSSYPGELVLVSIQCPNPDFNDPEHRWRMLQRSLVEAVADLLAHDGKVFLQSDIKTVAVRMKELFLKYGRGRLMLVNDQFEATIRVWLEENPFGVRSDWEQHVIDQGRPMYRLMLSKSTNGE; encoded by the exons ATGGGTCTAGTTCTCAATCCACTTTTTGATGGAACACTATCGTTAAAGAATTTAAGACTGCATGGTTGTCCTAGGATTTCACCAAagttctcttcttttgttggaAAGAATGTTAAATTTAGCGAATACTCAGCAGTTCAATCATTCTCACAAG GTGGTTCACTGGTGGCAGATAATAGTAAAAGTTCACCTGAATATGAG GCTAACTATTGTGATGAAGGAGAATCAGAGGTCCTCCCACAAGTACAAACTCTTAGAGAAATTCCAAAGAAGGAGCTTGCAGCAAAAGTTGTCATGGTCAGATTTGATAGTGCAATTTTGTTAAAGGAAGAACTTGACAAGAGTTCTCAATCAGTTTCCAATGCAATTTTGACCATCAAGTATTTACATGAAAGTGGCTCCAAAATCATACTC ATTGGAGGGGGCAATCTCTATGACAAAGCAGCAGCCTTGCAATTTTTAGCTTCTAAATGTGATGGACTGGTCTTTGTTGGAATGATGTCATTTCAAATAATGCATGCTTTAGGATATTCTGTTCCTTCAAGTCTAATAGAGCCTAAGGCACATAAAGCAGCTCTGGACATAATTCACTTTgcacataaaagaaatatctcAATTCTGTATCCCAAAGATTTTTGGTGCACAAATGCTCACGTGATGAATGAAATGGAAGTAGTTCCTGCTCATCATCTTTTGGATG gttGGTTACCTGTTGATCTTGGGCCTATGTCTCTGGATGAAATAAATACTTTACTTGTGAAATCCAag AAAATAATATGGATTGGTCCaccaaaattcaaattttcgAATCCATGTATAAATGGAGCATCTAAATTGGCTCAAGTGCTGGATGAACTTAGTCAACCAACTTGTGATGTAACTGTTGTGGGGAATCTGGCATGCAAAGCAGTAATGGTGGAATCGAGTTCTCTTTTGGCTTATGATTTGATTGAGAATGCTTCAGTTGTATGGGACTTTTTCAAAAGAAGGAATCTTCCTGGAGTCATGGCCTTAGATAGA GCATATCCATTCAAGATCGACTGGAGTGCTGTCTACCATGACCCTGCTCAACCTTTGGTAGTTGATATTGGATGTG GTAATGGAATGTTTCTCCTGGGAATGGCTAGAAGGAAAAAGGACTTGAACTTTCTCGGGCTAGAGATTAATAAAAAG CTTGTAAGACGTTGTCTGGATTCTGTTCATCAGTCTGGCATTTCGAATGG GCACTTCATTGCAACAAATGCAACAACAACTTTTCGTTCCATAGTTTCTAGCTATCCAGGAGAGTTGGTCCTTGTTTCGATTCAG TGTCCAAATCCTGATTTCAACGACCCAGAACACAGATGGAGAATGCTGCAGAGGTCATTGGTTGAAGCAGTGGCAGATTTGCTTGCACATGATGGCAAG GTATTTCTGCAATCTGACATAAAAACAGTTGCAGTGAGAATGAAAGAATTATTTCTGAAATATGGCAGGGGAAGGCTCATGCTTGTTAATGACCAATTCGAAGCAACAATTAGAGTGTGGCTTGAGGAGAACCCATTTGGTGTGAGGTCAGATTGGGAACAACATGTAATAGATCAGGGACGCCCAATGTACAGATTAATGCTTTCCAAATCAACAAATGGCGAGTGA
- the LOC8284499 gene encoding phosphoglycerate kinase isoform X1, with translation MGLVLNPLFDGTLSLKNLRLHGCPRISPKFSSFVGKNVKFSEYSAVQSFSQGGSLVADNSKSSPEYEANYCDEGESEVLPQVQTLREIPKKELAAKVVMVRFDSAILLKEELDKSSQSVSNAILTIKYLHESGSKIILVSDWKKKINSKLLDVESAADILSSILQLRVVALHCISTYLPMKMEALRIADIFLLENLSEFKEEVANCLRFAELLSSGVDIFVNDSFSLSHKILASTVAVAHFCSAHVAGFHFEKSLFQLKKAGTTNKKPYIAIIGGGNLYDKAAALQFLASKCDGLVFVGMMSFQIMHALGYSVPSSLIEPKAHKAALDIIHFAHKRNISILYPKDFWCTNAHVMNEMEVVPAHHLLDGWLPVDLGPMSLDEINTLLVKSKKIIWIGPPKFKFSNPCINGASKLAQVLDELSQPTCDVTVVGNLACKAVMVESSSLLAYDLIENASVVWDFFKRRNLPGVMALDRAYPFKIDWSAVYHDPAQPLVVDIGCGNGMFLLGMARRKKDLNFLGLEINKKLVRRCLDSVHQSGISNGHFIATNATTTFRSIVSSYPGELVLVSIQCPNPDFNDPEHRWRMLQRSLVEAVADLLAHDGKVFLQSDIKTVAVRMKELFLKYGRGRLMLVNDQFEATIRVWLEENPFGVRSDWEQHVIDQGRPMYRLMLSKSTNGE, from the exons ATGGGTCTAGTTCTCAATCCACTTTTTGATGGAACACTATCGTTAAAGAATTTAAGACTGCATGGTTGTCCTAGGATTTCACCAAagttctcttcttttgttggaAAGAATGTTAAATTTAGCGAATACTCAGCAGTTCAATCATTCTCACAAG GTGGTTCACTGGTGGCAGATAATAGTAAAAGTTCACCTGAATATGAG GCTAACTATTGTGATGAAGGAGAATCAGAGGTCCTCCCACAAGTACAAACTCTTAGAGAAATTCCAAAGAAGGAGCTTGCAGCAAAAGTTGTCATGGTCAGATTTGATAGTGCAATTTTGTTAAAGGAAGAACTTGACAAGAGTTCTCAATCAGTTTCCAATGCAATTTTGACCATCAAGTATTTACATGAAAGTGGCTCCAAAATCATACTCGTGAGTgactggaaaaagaaaattaattcgAAACTTCTTGATGTAGAGTCTGCTGCAG ATATCCTATCATCAATTCTACAGCTCAGAGTTGTTGCTCTACATTGTATTTCTACTTACTTGCCAATGAAGATGGAGGCCCTCAGGATTGCAGATATTTTCCTTCTAGAGAATCTTTCTGAGTTTAAAGAGGAAGTTGCCAATTGTCTAAGATTTGCCGAACTGTTATCATCAGGAGTTGATATTTTTGTTAACGACTCCTTTTCTTTGTCTCATAAAATTCTTGCATCAACGGTTGCTGTTGCTCATTTTTGCTCTGCCCATGTTGCTGGTTTTCACTTTGAGAAAAGCTTGTTCCAGCTGAAGAAGGCTGGAACAACTAATAAAAAGCCTTATATTGCAATT ATTGGAGGGGGCAATCTCTATGACAAAGCAGCAGCCTTGCAATTTTTAGCTTCTAAATGTGATGGACTGGTCTTTGTTGGAATGATGTCATTTCAAATAATGCATGCTTTAGGATATTCTGTTCCTTCAAGTCTAATAGAGCCTAAGGCACATAAAGCAGCTCTGGACATAATTCACTTTgcacataaaagaaatatctcAATTCTGTATCCCAAAGATTTTTGGTGCACAAATGCTCACGTGATGAATGAAATGGAAGTAGTTCCTGCTCATCATCTTTTGGATG gttGGTTACCTGTTGATCTTGGGCCTATGTCTCTGGATGAAATAAATACTTTACTTGTGAAATCCAag AAAATAATATGGATTGGTCCaccaaaattcaaattttcgAATCCATGTATAAATGGAGCATCTAAATTGGCTCAAGTGCTGGATGAACTTAGTCAACCAACTTGTGATGTAACTGTTGTGGGGAATCTGGCATGCAAAGCAGTAATGGTGGAATCGAGTTCTCTTTTGGCTTATGATTTGATTGAGAATGCTTCAGTTGTATGGGACTTTTTCAAAAGAAGGAATCTTCCTGGAGTCATGGCCTTAGATAGA GCATATCCATTCAAGATCGACTGGAGTGCTGTCTACCATGACCCTGCTCAACCTTTGGTAGTTGATATTGGATGTG GTAATGGAATGTTTCTCCTGGGAATGGCTAGAAGGAAAAAGGACTTGAACTTTCTCGGGCTAGAGATTAATAAAAAG CTTGTAAGACGTTGTCTGGATTCTGTTCATCAGTCTGGCATTTCGAATGG GCACTTCATTGCAACAAATGCAACAACAACTTTTCGTTCCATAGTTTCTAGCTATCCAGGAGAGTTGGTCCTTGTTTCGATTCAG TGTCCAAATCCTGATTTCAACGACCCAGAACACAGATGGAGAATGCTGCAGAGGTCATTGGTTGAAGCAGTGGCAGATTTGCTTGCACATGATGGCAAG GTATTTCTGCAATCTGACATAAAAACAGTTGCAGTGAGAATGAAAGAATTATTTCTGAAATATGGCAGGGGAAGGCTCATGCTTGTTAATGACCAATTCGAAGCAACAATTAGAGTGTGGCTTGAGGAGAACCCATTTGGTGTGAGGTCAGATTGGGAACAACATGTAATAGATCAGGGACGCCCAATGTACAGATTAATGCTTTCCAAATCAACAAATGGCGAGTGA
- the LOC8284499 gene encoding phosphoglycerate kinase isoform X4, translating to MGLVLNPLFDGTLSLKNLRLHGCPRISPKFSSFVGKNVKFSEYSAVQSFSQGGSLVADNSKSSPEYEANYCDEGESEVLPQVQTLREIPKKELAAKVVMVRFDSAILLKEELDKSSQSVSNAILTIKYLHESGSKIILVSDWKKKINSKLLDVESAADILSSILQLRVVALHCISTYLPMKMEALRIADIFLLENLSEFKEEVANCLRFAELLSSGVDIFVNDSFSLSHKILASTVAVAHFCSAHVAGFHFEKSLFQLKKAGTTNKKPYIAIIGGGNLYDKAAALQFLASKCDGLVFVGMMSFQIMHALGYSVPSSLIEPKAHKAALDIIHFAHKRNISILYPKDFWCTNAHVMNEMEVVPAHHLLDGWLPVDLGPMSLDEINTLLVKSKKIIWIGPPKFKFSNPCINGASKLAQVLDELSQPTCDVTVVGNLACKAVMVESSSLLAYDLIENASVVWDFFKRRNLPGVMALDRAYPFKIDWSAVYHDPAQPLVVDIGCGNGMFLLGMARRKKDLNFLGLEINKKLVRRCLDSVHQSGISNGHFIATNATTTFRSIVSSYPGELVLVSIQNTDGECCRGHWLKQWQICLHMMARYFCNLT from the exons ATGGGTCTAGTTCTCAATCCACTTTTTGATGGAACACTATCGTTAAAGAATTTAAGACTGCATGGTTGTCCTAGGATTTCACCAAagttctcttcttttgttggaAAGAATGTTAAATTTAGCGAATACTCAGCAGTTCAATCATTCTCACAAG GTGGTTCACTGGTGGCAGATAATAGTAAAAGTTCACCTGAATATGAG GCTAACTATTGTGATGAAGGAGAATCAGAGGTCCTCCCACAAGTACAAACTCTTAGAGAAATTCCAAAGAAGGAGCTTGCAGCAAAAGTTGTCATGGTCAGATTTGATAGTGCAATTTTGTTAAAGGAAGAACTTGACAAGAGTTCTCAATCAGTTTCCAATGCAATTTTGACCATCAAGTATTTACATGAAAGTGGCTCCAAAATCATACTCGTGAGTgactggaaaaagaaaattaattcgAAACTTCTTGATGTAGAGTCTGCTGCAG ATATCCTATCATCAATTCTACAGCTCAGAGTTGTTGCTCTACATTGTATTTCTACTTACTTGCCAATGAAGATGGAGGCCCTCAGGATTGCAGATATTTTCCTTCTAGAGAATCTTTCTGAGTTTAAAGAGGAAGTTGCCAATTGTCTAAGATTTGCCGAACTGTTATCATCAGGAGTTGATATTTTTGTTAACGACTCCTTTTCTTTGTCTCATAAAATTCTTGCATCAACGGTTGCTGTTGCTCATTTTTGCTCTGCCCATGTTGCTGGTTTTCACTTTGAGAAAAGCTTGTTCCAGCTGAAGAAGGCTGGAACAACTAATAAAAAGCCTTATATTGCAATT ATTGGAGGGGGCAATCTCTATGACAAAGCAGCAGCCTTGCAATTTTTAGCTTCTAAATGTGATGGACTGGTCTTTGTTGGAATGATGTCATTTCAAATAATGCATGCTTTAGGATATTCTGTTCCTTCAAGTCTAATAGAGCCTAAGGCACATAAAGCAGCTCTGGACATAATTCACTTTgcacataaaagaaatatctcAATTCTGTATCCCAAAGATTTTTGGTGCACAAATGCTCACGTGATGAATGAAATGGAAGTAGTTCCTGCTCATCATCTTTTGGATG gttGGTTACCTGTTGATCTTGGGCCTATGTCTCTGGATGAAATAAATACTTTACTTGTGAAATCCAag AAAATAATATGGATTGGTCCaccaaaattcaaattttcgAATCCATGTATAAATGGAGCATCTAAATTGGCTCAAGTGCTGGATGAACTTAGTCAACCAACTTGTGATGTAACTGTTGTGGGGAATCTGGCATGCAAAGCAGTAATGGTGGAATCGAGTTCTCTTTTGGCTTATGATTTGATTGAGAATGCTTCAGTTGTATGGGACTTTTTCAAAAGAAGGAATCTTCCTGGAGTCATGGCCTTAGATAGA GCATATCCATTCAAGATCGACTGGAGTGCTGTCTACCATGACCCTGCTCAACCTTTGGTAGTTGATATTGGATGTG GTAATGGAATGTTTCTCCTGGGAATGGCTAGAAGGAAAAAGGACTTGAACTTTCTCGGGCTAGAGATTAATAAAAAG CTTGTAAGACGTTGTCTGGATTCTGTTCATCAGTCTGGCATTTCGAATGG GCACTTCATTGCAACAAATGCAACAACAACTTTTCGTTCCATAGTTTCTAGCTATCCAGGAGAGTTGGTCCTTGTTTCGATTCAG AACACAGATGGAGAATGCTGCAGAGGTCATTGGTTGAAGCAGTGGCAGATTTGCTTGCACATGATGGCAAG GTATTTCTGCAATCTGACATAA